One Podarcis raffonei isolate rPodRaf1 chromosome 3, rPodRaf1.pri, whole genome shotgun sequence genomic region harbors:
- the HS3ST5 gene encoding heparan sulfate glucosamine 3-O-sulfotransferase 5, which produces MLFKQQALLRQKLLVLGSLAIGSLLYLVARVGSLDRLQPICPIDGRFGLHGQDEIPLRALQFKRGLLHEFRKGNASKEQIRLHSLVQQIPKAIIIGVRKGGTRALLEMLNLHPAVVKASQEIHFFDNDENYAKGIEWYRKKMPFSYPHQITIEKSPAYFITEEVPERIYKMNSSIKLLIIVREPTTRAISDYTQVLEGKERKNKTYYKFEKLAIDPNTCEVNTKYKAVRTSIYTKHLERWLKYFPIEQFHIVDGDRLITEPLPELQLVEKFLNLPPRISQYNLYFNATRGFYCLRFNIVFNKCLAGSKGRIHPEVDSSVITKLRKFFHPFNQKFYQITGRTFNWP; this is translated from the exons ATGCTATTCAAACAGCAGGCGTTGCTGAGACAGAAGCTCCTTGTGCTAGGCAGCCTTGCTATTGGAAGTCTCCTATATCTAGTTGCCAGAGTTGGGAGCTTGGATAG ACTGCAGCCCATATGCCCTATTGATGGTCGATTTGGACTCCATGGCCAAGATGAAATTCCACTCCGAGCTCTACAGTTTAAGCGTGGGTTGCTACATGAGTTCCGGAAGGGCAATGCCAGCAAGGAGCAAATTCGACTTCACAGTTTGGTCCAACAGATTCCCAAGGCCATAATAATTGGGGTGAGGAAGGGTGGAACTCGGGCGCTGCTGGAAATGCTGAACCTCCACCCAGCAGTGGTCAAAGCTTCTCAAGAAATCCACTTCTTTGATAATGATGAGAACTACGCCAAGGGCATCGAGTGGTACAGGAAAAAAATGCCATTTTCTTATCCTCATCAGATAACCATTGAGAAAAGTCCAGCATACTTTATCACAGAGGAGGTACCTGAAAGGATTTATAAGATGAACTCCTCCATCAAATTGCTGATCATTGTCAGGGAACCCACAACAAGAGCTATTTCTGATTACACTCAGGTGCtggagggaaaagaaaggaaaaacaaaacctacTACAAATTTGAAAAGCTGGCCATTGATCCTAATACCTGTGAGGTGAACACTAAATACAAGGCAGTAAGAACAAGCATCTACACAAAACATTTGGAGAGGTGGTTAAAATACTTTCCCATAGAGCAGTTTCATATTGTCGATGGCGATCGTCTCATTACAGAACCACTGCCAGAACTCCAGCTGGTAGAGAAGTTCTTAAATCTTCCTCCAAGGATAAGTCAATATAATTTATATTTCAATGCCACCAGAGGGTTTTATTGCTTGCGGTTTAACATTGTCTTTAACAAGTGCCTGGCGGGAAGCAAAGGACGCATCCATCCGGAGGTGGACTCCTCTGTCATTACCAAATTGCGCAAGTTCTTTCACCCTTTTAATCAGAAATTTTACCAGATCACAGGGAGGACATTTAACTGGCCCTAA